A single region of the Anabaena sphaerica FACHB-251 genome encodes:
- a CDS encoding AarF/UbiB family protein yields MGQYQPAQLKQYNPDAIARYYRYRPWLAWGRLLRIILSFAGFIISLKWDEWQNQVEQNQGKRATQLRKLLTHLGPTFIKVGQALSTRPDLIRKDYLAELVKLQDQLPPFDNDLAQHIIETELKLSIDEIFSEISPKPVAAASLGQVYRGRLVSGEEVAVKVQRPHLRPVITRDLYLMRWAASWLSPWLPLNLGHDLTLIVDEFGTKLFEEIDYINEGHNAEKFASNFRHDPQVKVPSIYWRYTSRRVLTLEWINGFKLTDTQSIRQAGLDPEAMIQIGVTSGLQQLLEHGFFHADPHPGNLFAVADGRMAYIDFGMMDQMEETTKETLVDALVHLVNKDYTDLAEDFVKLGFLAPETNIAPIVPALEAVLGNAIGKNVKDFNFKTVTDEFSELMYEYPFRVPAKFALIIRSLVTQEGIALSLNPNFKIVEVGYPYIARRLLTGESPALRRRLLNVLFKDGKFQWQRLENLISIARTDGEFDVLPTAQMGLQFLLSEEGKFLRRQLVLALTEDDRLHTDEVQRLWDLVKDDLPPNRLLNVAFGILTELSREGVAAILPKATSLIAFTDN; encoded by the coding sequence GTGGGTCAGTATCAACCTGCTCAACTAAAGCAGTATAATCCAGACGCGATCGCTCGTTACTATCGTTACCGTCCCTGGTTAGCTTGGGGCAGACTGCTGAGAATCATACTCTCTTTTGCAGGCTTTATCATCAGCCTCAAGTGGGATGAATGGCAAAATCAAGTTGAGCAGAATCAGGGTAAAAGAGCTACTCAGTTACGAAAACTGCTCACCCATCTGGGTCCTACATTTATTAAAGTTGGTCAAGCCCTCTCAACGCGGCCGGACTTGATCCGCAAAGATTATTTAGCAGAACTGGTAAAGTTGCAAGACCAGTTACCACCTTTTGATAATGACTTAGCGCAACACATTATTGAAACTGAACTCAAGCTATCCATTGACGAGATATTTAGCGAAATTTCCCCCAAACCTGTAGCAGCTGCCAGTTTGGGTCAAGTATATCGGGGTCGTCTAGTCAGTGGTGAGGAAGTAGCGGTAAAGGTACAACGCCCTCACCTACGTCCAGTGATTACACGGGACTTATATTTAATGCGTTGGGCAGCAAGTTGGCTTAGTCCTTGGTTGCCTCTCAATCTCGGCCATGACCTCACATTAATTGTGGACGAGTTTGGCACAAAGTTATTTGAAGAAATTGATTACATCAATGAAGGTCATAACGCCGAAAAATTTGCGAGTAATTTCCGCCATGACCCTCAAGTAAAAGTACCCTCTATTTACTGGCGTTATACCAGCAGACGTGTTTTAACATTGGAATGGATTAACGGTTTTAAACTCACAGATACCCAAAGCATCCGTCAAGCTGGTTTAGATCCCGAAGCAATGATCCAGATAGGTGTCACTTCTGGTTTGCAACAATTGTTAGAACATGGCTTCTTCCATGCCGATCCCCATCCAGGTAATTTATTTGCTGTTGCCGATGGTCGCATGGCTTACATCGACTTTGGCATGATGGATCAGATGGAGGAAACTACAAAGGAAACATTGGTAGATGCATTAGTGCATCTTGTCAATAAAGATTACACCGACTTAGCTGAAGACTTTGTAAAACTGGGCTTTCTGGCTCCAGAAACCAATATTGCCCCAATTGTGCCAGCATTAGAAGCGGTGCTAGGTAATGCCATTGGCAAAAATGTTAAGGATTTTAACTTTAAAACTGTTACTGATGAATTCTCGGAATTGATGTATGAATATCCTTTCCGAGTTCCTGCCAAGTTTGCTTTAATTATTCGTTCCCTGGTGACACAGGAAGGTATTGCTCTAAGTCTCAATCCCAATTTTAAAATTGTGGAAGTAGGTTATCCCTACATCGCACGTCGGTTACTGACGGGAGAATCTCCCGCATTAAGACGACGTTTATTGAATGTGTTATTTAAAGATGGTAAATTCCAATGGCAGCGGTTAGAGAATTTGATTTCTATTGCGCGGACTGATGGAGAATTTGATGTTTTACCTACAGCGCAAATGGGGTTGCAATTTCTACTATCTGAAGAAGGTAAATTTCTTCGTCGTCAGTTGGTGCTTGCTCTGACTGAAGATGACCGTTTGCACACTGACGAAGTACAACGGTTGTGGGATTTAGTGAAAGATGACTTACCACCGAATCGGTTATTAAATGTAGCCTTCGGTATTTTAACAGAGTTATCTAGGGAAGGTGTAGCGGCTATTTTGCCAAAAGCTACATCTCTTATTGCCTTTACTGATAACTAA
- a CDS encoding M1 family metallopeptidase, with product MLQFYFDTENNGHKSFELPGAKPHYNPDRPGQVEHIFLNLSLDIPNQSYYGNCSIRILPIRNNIERLTLDAVNLNIQSVQVDGIEQKFEYDGEKLCVQLSQPTQIGNRLLIAIAYSVEKPQRGIYFIQPDKHYPHKPTQVWTQGEDEDSRFWFPCFDYPGQLSTSEIRVRVPKALIAISNGELIDTTEEGDDKIYHWSQQQVHPTYLMTLAVGDFAEINDEWKGKPVTYYVERGREADAKRSMGKTPRMIEFLSEKYGYPYPFPKYAQVCVDDFIFGGMENTSTTLLTDRCLLDERALLDNRNTESLVVHELAHQWFGDLLVIKHWSHAWIKEGMASYSEVMWTEQEYGSEDAAYYRLLEARSYLSEDSSRYRRPMVTHVYREAIELYDRHIYEKGSCVYHMIRAELGEELFWTAIQTFVQDHAHQTVETVDLLRAIEKATGRNLTFLFDQYVYRGGHPDFKVAYSWDGDGNLAKVTVTQTQASDDKDLFDLKIPIGFGYSQTNSALKTFTVRVNEREQSFYFPLTEKPDFISFDVGNNYLKTVVLEYPIPELKAQLEFDPNPISRIYAAEALAKKGALEATKALSAALKNDSFWGVRVEVAKQLAEIKLDQAFDGLVFGLQDRNPCVRRSVIETLSQIKTHASYKAVKRFVEDGDASYYVEAAACRSIGAMSATGFAYASANLDDKPHEEKVIKLLKSVLEEKAGWNEVVRSGAIAGLAEFKASETALNLLLEYTKLGISQPLRLSAIRALGKISVGQTPVNIERILDRLAEIAKETFFLTQVSVVTALGQMETPKAIGILQALTNQTADGRVRRYAEEEISKVQKNIGPEKSLRQIREELNQLKQQNQELKSRLENLEAKSK from the coding sequence ATGTTGCAGTTTTATTTTGATACAGAGAATAACGGACACAAATCTTTTGAGTTACCAGGGGCTAAACCACACTACAATCCCGATAGACCGGGGCAAGTAGAGCATATTTTTCTGAACCTCAGTTTGGATATTCCCAACCAAAGTTACTACGGTAATTGTAGCATTCGCATTTTGCCAATCCGTAATAATATTGAGCGTTTGACCTTGGATGCTGTAAACCTGAATATCCAATCTGTGCAGGTAGATGGAATTGAGCAAAAGTTTGAATACGACGGGGAAAAGCTTTGTGTTCAACTTTCGCAACCCACGCAGATTGGTAATAGATTGTTGATAGCGATCGCCTACTCAGTCGAAAAACCCCAACGTGGTATTTACTTCATTCAACCAGACAAACACTACCCCCACAAACCAACCCAAGTTTGGACTCAAGGAGAAGACGAAGACTCTCGTTTTTGGTTTCCTTGCTTTGACTACCCAGGACAGTTATCCACTTCAGAAATCCGTGTCCGTGTACCCAAAGCCCTGATTGCTATTTCTAACGGCGAACTAATTGATACAACAGAAGAGGGAGATGATAAAATTTACCATTGGTCACAACAGCAGGTTCATCCTACCTACTTGATGACTTTAGCGGTAGGTGACTTTGCAGAAATTAACGATGAATGGAAAGGTAAACCTGTCACTTACTACGTAGAAAGGGGGAGGGAAGCAGATGCTAAACGCAGCATGGGTAAAACTCCCCGCATGATTGAATTTTTGAGCGAAAAGTATGGTTATCCATACCCTTTTCCCAAATATGCCCAGGTTTGTGTGGATGACTTCATTTTCGGTGGGATGGAAAACACCTCTACCACTCTGTTAACTGACCGATGTTTGCTGGATGAACGGGCATTATTAGACAACCGCAACACAGAAAGTTTAGTTGTCCATGAACTAGCACATCAGTGGTTTGGTGATCTGTTAGTCATTAAACATTGGTCTCATGCTTGGATTAAGGAAGGAATGGCTTCCTATTCTGAGGTAATGTGGACAGAACAGGAATATGGCTCAGAGGATGCTGCTTATTATCGCTTATTGGAAGCTCGCAGTTATTTAAGTGAAGATAGCAGTCGTTATCGTCGGCCAATGGTGACTCATGTTTACCGCGAAGCCATTGAACTTTATGATCGCCACATTTACGAAAAAGGATCTTGTGTTTATCACATGATCCGTGCAGAATTGGGAGAGGAATTATTTTGGACAGCTATCCAAACCTTTGTTCAAGATCATGCTCACCAAACTGTGGAAACAGTCGATTTATTAAGAGCAATTGAAAAAGCAACTGGACGTAATCTTACTTTCTTATTCGACCAATATGTTTATCGTGGTGGTCATCCCGATTTTAAAGTTGCTTACTCTTGGGATGGGGATGGGAACTTAGCCAAGGTGACAGTTACTCAAACCCAAGCCAGTGATGATAAGGATTTATTTGACCTGAAAATTCCTATTGGTTTTGGTTATAGTCAGACCAATTCAGCACTGAAAACTTTTACTGTGCGGGTAAATGAACGGGAACAAAGTTTTTACTTTCCGTTAACAGAAAAGCCAGATTTTATCAGCTTTGATGTGGGCAATAATTATCTCAAAACTGTGGTTTTGGAATACCCAATACCGGAGTTAAAAGCGCAGTTAGAATTTGACCCTAATCCTATTTCTCGCATCTATGCAGCAGAAGCTTTGGCTAAAAAAGGTGCGCTGGAAGCAACTAAAGCCCTATCAGCAGCTTTAAAAAATGATTCCTTCTGGGGTGTGCGCGTAGAAGTTGCTAAACAATTAGCAGAGATTAAGCTGGATCAAGCTTTTGATGGTTTAGTTTTTGGGTTGCAAGATCGAAATCCCTGCGTGCGGCGATCTGTGATAGAGACTCTATCTCAAATCAAAACTCATGCTAGTTATAAAGCTGTGAAGAGATTTGTGGAAGATGGGGATGCTAGTTACTATGTGGAAGCTGCTGCTTGTCGTAGTATTGGAGCGATGTCTGCGACGGGCTTCGCCTACGCATCTGCTAACTTAGATGATAAACCCCACGAAGAAAAAGTCATTAAGCTACTAAAATCTGTTTTAGAAGAAAAGGCAGGTTGGAATGAAGTAGTAAGAAGTGGTGCGATCGCTGGTTTAGCTGAATTTAAAGCTTCGGAAACAGCCTTAAATTTACTGCTGGAATACACTAAACTGGGAATTTCCCAACCACTACGCTTGTCTGCGATTCGGGCTTTAGGTAAGATTTCTGTTGGTCAAACTCCTGTAAATATAGAACGGATTTTAGACCGATTAGCAGAAATAGCTAAAGAAACCTTCTTTTTAACCCAAGTATCTGTGGTAACGGCTTTAGGGCAAATGGAAACCCCAAAAGCAATTGGTATTTTGCAAGCTTTAACTAATCAAACCGCAGATGGGCGAGTGCGTCGTTACGCTGAAGAAGAAATTAGCAAAGTGCAGAAGAATATTGGACCAGAAAAAAGCCTGCGGCAAATACGTGAAGAACTCAACCAACTCAAACAGCAAAATCAGGAACTAAAAAGTCGTTTGGAAAATTTGGAGGCCAAATCAAAGTAG
- a CDS encoding DUF3352 domain-containing protein → MPESKSKFLVPAISTAIVVAGGIAAFIYLKAPLGDSSSPLGSAKVVPANALMATYVNTDSQSWNKLQQFGTAQAQQLVAKSLQNITKDLLGDSNISYETDIKPWVGGVMIAVLPPTPTTPNQAQQESNILLVVGIKDKLNALNFANKLKEQKNLQIQESEYKGQKIIASKNKGRSTYTVVLNNTHILLAPEKQTVEKAIDTYKGEPSFASKEGASSILAKGVDVKNSLAQIYVPDYADMAKQLTALNPQARPLQPQTLAQLKQVKSLVAGVGVDDAGLRLKAVVNLDPQLNKFQYQSSPAKIVGQFPSDTFALVTGQNINRSWQTFLEQSKDYPEIKQGVEQTRGQLKQFVNLDLDKDIFSWMDSEFAFGAVKSSQGWLANVGFGGAMVFDTSDRKTAEATFTKLDDLAKKQSLNITQRNIGGRNITEWQIPQQGALVAHGWLDQDTVFLAIGGPVAEALTDNKGKTLDKNDTFTSVTGSLQKPNGGYFYLDMDNTSSLITRFATAGQPLPPDASAILASIRGLGVTVNSPDKSTSQMEMLLALKPSSK, encoded by the coding sequence ATGCCTGAAAGCAAATCGAAATTTCTAGTTCCTGCTATTAGCACTGCCATAGTTGTAGCGGGAGGTATTGCTGCTTTTATATATTTAAAAGCTCCCTTGGGAGATAGTTCCAGTCCACTGGGCAGTGCTAAAGTAGTACCTGCTAATGCCTTAATGGCCACCTACGTCAACACTGATTCCCAATCTTGGAATAAGTTGCAGCAATTTGGCACTGCACAAGCACAACAGCTAGTAGCAAAAAGTCTACAAAATATCACTAAAGATCTATTGGGTGATAGTAACATTTCTTACGAAACAGACATCAAACCCTGGGTAGGTGGTGTGATGATTGCTGTGCTACCACCTACACCCACTACACCTAATCAGGCACAGCAAGAGTCAAATATCCTGTTGGTAGTAGGTATCAAAGATAAACTCAATGCCTTAAATTTTGCTAACAAATTGAAAGAGCAAAAAAACTTGCAAATTCAAGAATCAGAATACAAAGGACAGAAAATTATTGCCAGTAAAAATAAGGGAAGATCCACATATACAGTAGTTTTGAATAATACTCATATACTATTAGCACCTGAAAAACAAACTGTAGAAAAAGCTATTGACACCTATAAAGGTGAACCTTCTTTCGCAAGTAAAGAAGGAGCAAGCAGCATTTTAGCCAAAGGTGTGGATGTTAAAAACAGCCTTGCTCAAATTTATGTGCCTGATTACGCCGATATGGCCAAGCAACTAACAGCTTTAAATCCCCAGGCTAGACCATTACAGCCGCAAACTTTGGCACAACTCAAGCAAGTAAAATCCCTAGTAGCTGGTGTTGGTGTTGATGACGCAGGCTTGCGGTTAAAAGCGGTGGTTAATTTAGATCCCCAACTGAACAAATTTCAGTATCAAAGCAGTCCAGCTAAGATAGTTGGACAATTTCCTAGTGATACTTTTGCCCTAGTAACTGGGCAGAATATTAATCGTAGTTGGCAAACCTTCCTAGAACAATCAAAAGATTATCCTGAAATTAAACAAGGCGTTGAACAGACTCGCGGACAACTAAAACAATTTGTCAATCTTGATTTAGATAAAGATATTTTTAGTTGGATGGATAGCGAGTTTGCCTTTGGTGCAGTAAAATCTAGTCAAGGTTGGTTAGCAAATGTGGGTTTTGGGGGAGCAATGGTATTTGACACCAGCGATCGCAAAACAGCGGAAGCCACCTTCACTAAACTAGATGACCTTGCCAAAAAGCAATCACTCAACATCACCCAAAGAAACATTGGTGGTAGAAATATCACAGAATGGCAAATTCCCCAACAAGGTGCTTTGGTGGCACATGGTTGGTTAGATCAAGATACCGTATTTCTCGCTATTGGTGGACCTGTTGCCGAAGCACTAACAGACAACAAAGGTAAAACCCTTGATAAGAATGACACCTTTACATCTGTAACTGGTTCATTACAAAAACCCAACGGCGGCTATTTCTACCTGGATATGGACAACACCAGTTCATTAATCACTCGTTTTGCTACAGCAGGTCAACCTCTTCCCCCGGATGCCAGTGCTATCCTGGCTTCTATTCGTGGTTTGGGTGTGACTGTCAATAGCCCCGATAAATCTACCAGTCAAATGGAGATGTTGTTAGCTTTGAAACCAAGCTCTAAGTAA
- a CDS encoding class I SAM-dependent methyltransferase, whose product MTTAIKKTPDLPSRLVNGILSIKPLANLAKNRARQMMIKRAEKIGVFWTQEAEKLQARDWANDLAQVQNPQLTYPDYYVTSFHAYETGNLSWQAAFEVESAAHAVHAKIWQDTQAQGDAKLRESYHNIVTSSISQPPQDILDLGCSVGMSTFALQTVYPQAKITGLDLSPYFLAVANYRSQQRQANINWIHAQAESTGLADSSYDLVSIFLVCHELPQSATRQIFAEARRVLRPGGHLAIMDMNPKSEIYKKMPTYILTLLKSTEPYLDEYFSLDIEQALVEAGFQTPSITSNSPRHRTVIAQVR is encoded by the coding sequence ATGACTACTGCTATCAAAAAGACTCCTGACTTACCTTCCCGCTTGGTAAATGGCATCCTCTCAATTAAGCCTTTAGCCAACCTGGCCAAAAACCGCGCTAGACAAATGATGATTAAACGGGCTGAAAAAATTGGCGTGTTTTGGACACAAGAAGCAGAAAAACTGCAAGCACGAGATTGGGCAAATGATTTAGCTCAAGTCCAAAATCCTCAACTTACCTACCCTGACTATTACGTTACTTCATTCCACGCTTACGAAACAGGAAATCTCAGCTGGCAAGCAGCTTTTGAGGTAGAATCTGCGGCTCATGCTGTCCACGCTAAAATTTGGCAAGATACCCAAGCCCAAGGTGATGCCAAACTGAGGGAAAGTTACCACAACATCGTCACCAGTTCCATTTCCCAACCGCCACAAGACATCCTAGATTTAGGCTGTAGTGTAGGTATGAGTACCTTTGCTTTGCAAACAGTTTATCCCCAAGCCAAAATTACTGGTTTAGATTTATCTCCCTATTTTTTAGCTGTCGCTAACTATCGTTCTCAACAACGTCAAGCAAACATTAATTGGATTCACGCTCAAGCTGAATCTACAGGATTAGCAGATAGTTCTTATGATTTAGTTTCTATTTTTCTTGTATGTCATGAATTACCACAGTCAGCAACCCGCCAAATTTTTGCGGAAGCTAGACGGGTTTTGCGTCCAGGTGGGCATTTAGCAATTATGGACATGAATCCAAAATCAGAAATTTACAAGAAAATGCCTACCTACATTTTGACATTGCTTAAAAGTACGGAACCTTATTTAGATGAATATTTCTCTTTAGATATTGAGCAAGCTTTAGTAGAGGCTGGTTTTCAAACTCCTAGCATCACTAGCAACAGCCCCCGTCACCGGACTGTAATTGCTCAGGTGCGCTAA
- a CDS encoding PrsW family glutamic-type intramembrane protease yields the protein MNNLSLFLWAVIPPLLFLWFYYRRISAAPPPLQLLCLFIIGAMSGFVALGLEWAVEIVANSVVDWAKIQRSFAGFAFRQMVVIGPVEEGCKLAAVIIPICYFQRSYRLRASTVFIFTIAASLGFTAEENWIYWFHGAAPILERIISTPVHSMFSVPWGYALGIYIFSSRRLNKDRSLILTAWLNSVLFHALVNILSRSWVYPRPISFFGYCLFPFLLWLFWRLEQLLRRVQGKRPIALISAYKPQARYWQRSLVLFILILGGNAIFGLFILARKISPLRPIQIFEPDIFWFILREIFLNLGLGVLAWLIYRYLGNLARRRYFFQ from the coding sequence GTGAATAATTTATCTCTGTTTCTGTGGGCAGTAATTCCACCGCTGCTATTTTTGTGGTTTTATTACCGTCGAATTTCTGCGGCTCCTCCTCCTTTACAACTGCTATGTTTGTTCATTATTGGTGCAATGTCTGGTTTCGTCGCCTTGGGGCTAGAATGGGCTGTAGAAATTGTTGCTAACTCGGTTGTGGACTGGGCAAAAATACAGCGTTCTTTTGCTGGTTTTGCCTTCCGGCAGATGGTGGTAATAGGTCCAGTTGAAGAAGGTTGTAAGTTAGCTGCGGTTATTATTCCCATCTGCTATTTCCAACGCAGTTATCGGTTACGTGCCAGTACAGTTTTTATCTTTACCATAGCGGCTTCTTTAGGATTTACGGCTGAGGAAAACTGGATTTACTGGTTTCACGGTGCTGCACCAATTTTAGAACGAATTATTAGCACGCCTGTACATTCTATGTTCTCTGTGCCTTGGGGGTATGCGCTGGGAATATATATTTTTTCTAGCAGGCGGTTAAATAAAGATAGAAGTTTAATTTTAACGGCTTGGTTAAATTCAGTTTTATTTCATGCTTTGGTAAATATTTTATCTAGAAGTTGGGTTTATCCCCGTCCCATTAGTTTTTTTGGTTATTGTTTATTTCCTTTTTTGTTATGGTTGTTTTGGCGGTTAGAACAATTACTCCGCAGAGTTCAAGGTAAACGCCCTATTGCTTTAATTTCTGCCTACAAACCCCAGGCTCGTTATTGGCAAAGAAGTTTAGTATTGTTTATTCTTATACTGGGTGGTAATGCTATTTTTGGGTTGTTTATTCTTGCTAGAAAAATTAGTCCGTTGCGACCAATACAGATTTTTGAGCCTGATATTTTCTGGTTTATACTGAGGGAAATTTTTCTAAATCTCGGATTGGGAGTTTTGGCTTGGTTGATTTATCGCTATTTAGGCAATTTAGCCCGTCGTCGATATTTTTTTCAATGA
- a CDS encoding 6-carboxytetrahydropterin synthase translates to MQCIVNRRAQFSASHRYWLPELSETENVEKFGLCSKFPGHGHNYVLFISLLGELDEYGMVLNLSDVKQVIKREVTSQLDFSYLNDAWAEFQQTLPTTENIARVIWQKLAPHLPIVKVQLFEHPELWADYMGNGMEAYLSISTHFSAAHRLAHPDLSLEDNTEIYGKCARVNGHGHNYHLEVTVKGEIDPRTGMIVDLGALNQVIEDYIVEPFDHSFLNKDIPFFAKVVPTAENIALYISNVLRSPIQELGAKLYKIKLIESPNNSCEIYAADLETTPVSAAVSQPVLARV, encoded by the coding sequence ATGCAATGTATTGTAAATCGCCGCGCTCAGTTTTCGGCCAGCCATCGGTATTGGTTGCCAGAACTAAGTGAAACCGAGAATGTTGAAAAATTTGGTCTTTGCTCGAAATTTCCCGGACACGGACACAACTATGTTTTATTTATTTCTCTGCTTGGAGAACTAGATGAATATGGCATGGTGCTGAACTTGTCTGATGTGAAACAAGTCATCAAACGGGAAGTTACCAGTCAACTAGATTTTTCTTATCTCAATGATGCGTGGGCAGAATTTCAACAAACTCTCCCCACCACAGAAAATATCGCCAGGGTTATCTGGCAAAAATTAGCACCGCACTTACCTATAGTCAAGGTGCAGTTATTTGAACATCCTGAACTTTGGGCAGATTATATGGGCAACGGAATGGAAGCATACTTAAGTATTAGCACTCACTTTAGCGCCGCGCACAGACTAGCGCATCCTGACTTGAGTTTAGAAGACAATACAGAGATTTACGGTAAATGCGCTCGTGTGAATGGACATGGACACAACTACCATCTTGAAGTTACCGTGAAAGGAGAGATTGATCCTCGCACGGGTATGATTGTTGATTTAGGGGCTTTAAATCAAGTCATCGAAGATTATATAGTAGAACCCTTCGATCACAGCTTTTTAAACAAAGATATTCCTTTCTTTGCTAAAGTTGTACCAACTGCCGAAAATATCGCCCTTTATATTAGTAATGTATTGCGATCGCCCATTCAAGAACTAGGTGCAAAACTTTACAAAATTAAACTGATTGAAAGCCCGAATAACTCCTGTGAAATTTACGCTGCTGACTTAGAAACAACACCTGTTAGTGCAGCAGTAAGTCAACCAGTATTAGCAAGAGTTTAA
- a CDS encoding SMEK domain-containing protein translates to MENTTFSLSVRVKTTANLFIDFVNNSEEQYVITRGYFIGEIIDELANIAHQVDNRCKLGVTDLNKYLEDFFKEILNKLLDLHLENLNNERSNAPGLDLGDALSHIAFQVTSEKESAKINHTLKTVLEHNIQEYNDIYILIIGCKQKSYTEKKELWDKLNFKKENIWDINTICKKAIELPLDTLQSIHQYIKQEVVRVKIELEIPNQEGEFATSIKNYIEPIAKPKFNENSLRVYYEYYINNNFGGDDYSMDNIKQAFDFLAKELAKLPRITREFYAFLLERRDENSLQEAHGGKFYYRFNEDRLRRICRYNDIDGEIRLLTKHEFISWDNPIPIDEEYYTGWTESSYRIYIPGDSKSYISSFIEDLVNFVEKNNIGYQKPIVNLDFSDF, encoded by the coding sequence GTGGAAAACACTACATTTAGTTTATCTGTTAGAGTTAAAACAACCGCAAATTTATTTATTGACTTTGTAAATAATAGTGAGGAGCAATACGTGATTACTAGGGGTTATTTTATAGGTGAAATAATAGATGAACTAGCAAATATTGCTCACCAAGTTGATAACAGATGCAAACTAGGCGTAACAGACCTAAATAAATATCTTGAGGATTTCTTTAAAGAAATATTGAATAAATTACTTGATTTACACTTAGAAAATCTCAATAATGAAAGAAGTAATGCGCCTGGATTAGATTTAGGTGACGCTTTAAGCCATATAGCATTTCAAGTTACATCAGAAAAAGAATCGGCTAAGATTAATCATACTCTGAAGACTGTTTTGGAACATAATATTCAAGAATATAATGATATTTATATACTAATAATAGGTTGCAAACAAAAAAGTTACACAGAGAAGAAGGAACTTTGGGATAAATTAAATTTTAAGAAGGAAAATATTTGGGATATCAACACTATTTGTAAAAAAGCAATTGAGCTTCCTCTCGATACATTACAATCTATTCACCAGTACATAAAACAAGAGGTTGTCAGAGTAAAAATAGAGTTAGAGATACCAAATCAAGAAGGTGAATTTGCTACAAGTATTAAAAATTATATTGAGCCAATAGCCAAACCTAAATTTAATGAAAATTCACTTAGAGTTTATTATGAATATTACATCAATAATAATTTTGGAGGAGATGATTACTCAATGGATAATATAAAACAGGCGTTTGATTTTTTAGCTAAGGAACTTGCCAAGTTACCTCGCATAACACGAGAATTTTATGCTTTCCTTCTTGAAAGGAGGGATGAAAATTCTTTGCAAGAAGCACATGGAGGTAAATTTTATTATCGTTTTAATGAAGATAGACTGAGAAGAATCTGTAGATATAATGATATTGATGGAGAAATTAGATTGCTTACAAAGCATGAATTTATATCTTGGGATAATCCTATTCCTATTGATGAAGAGTATTATACAGGGTGGACTGAATCTTCATATCGTATTTACATTCCAGGTGATTCTAAAAGTTATATTTCTTCTTTCATTGAAGACTTGGTAAATTTTGTGGAAAAAAACAATATTGGTTATCAAAAACCCATAGTAAATCTCGATTTTAGTGATTTTTAA
- the vap15 gene encoding type II toxin-antitoxin system VapB15 family antitoxin, producing the protein MLPNTYQLPLTFEQILTLVKQLSDSEKLLLSKELEKETLNHKLTELLEVFQTDELSLAEITEEVEIVRSQIYDRKQSS; encoded by the coding sequence ATGCTACCAAATACCTATCAACTACCATTGACATTTGAGCAAATTCTTACTCTAGTTAAACAACTTTCTGATTCTGAAAAATTGTTACTTAGCAAAGAACTAGAAAAAGAAACATTGAATCATAAATTAACAGAGTTGTTGGAAGTATTTCAAACTGATGAATTATCATTAGCAGAAATTACTGAAGAGGTTGAAATTGTCCGTTCTCAAATTTATGACAGAAAACAAAGCAGTTAA
- a CDS encoding putative toxin-antitoxin system toxin component, PIN family: protein MTENKAVKIIIDTNLWISFLIGKELKDLKDLLVAETIIVVISEQILEEITLVTQRPKLQKYFPSNKVHELIQLLRTIGVFINITSEVFICRDAKDYYLLALAKDSDANFLVTGDQDLLVIKKFENTEIVTYQKLLQKLEN, encoded by the coding sequence ATGACAGAAAACAAAGCAGTTAAGATCATTATTGATACTAATCTTTGGATTAGTTTTTTGATTGGTAAAGAACTGAAAGATTTAAAAGACCTTTTAGTTGCAGAAACAATTATAGTAGTAATTTCTGAGCAAATATTAGAAGAAATTACTTTAGTAACTCAACGTCCTAAGTTACAAAAATATTTTCCGTCTAACAAAGTCCATGAGTTAATTCAACTTTTACGAACCATTGGTGTATTTATAAATATAACCTCCGAAGTTTTTATTTGTCGGGATGCGAAAGATTATTATCTTTTAGCACTAGCAAAAGATAGTGACGCAAATTTTTTAGTCACTGGTGATCAAGATTTATTAGTGATTAAAAAATTTGAAAATACTGAAATTGTTACTTACCAAAAACTTTTACAGAAATTAGAGAATTGA